GGCTGAGACAAGTTGCGAACGCTTGGCGCCCGGCAGCACAGGAAACTCATTATTCACTTCGGCGTAGAATTGCTGCGCCTCGGCCCCCGAGAGGAATTCCATCAGCTTGACCGCTTCGGCCTTGTTCTTGGCGGATTTGGTGATGCCGGCGCCAGAGATGTTCATGTGCGCGCCGCGCCCTTGCTGGCCGGGCCAGAACAGCGCAACCTTGGCAGCAGCATCGCGCTCTTCGGCCTTGTCGCTGGTGATCATGCCCGCGAAATAATAGGTGTTGGCAATGGCGATGTCGCACTGGCCTGCCGCGACGGCGGAAATCTGATCGCGGTCGCCGCCCTGCGGCTTTCTTGCCATGCTCGCGACGATGGCCTTAGACCAAGCTTCGGCCTTTTCCAGACCATCAACGGCAATCATGCCCGCCAGCAAGGACTGATTATAGGCGGAAGACGAGCTGCGAACGCAAATGCGCCCTTTCCACTTCGGATCGGCAAGATCTTCGAAAGTTGACAGTTCTCCCGGCTTAACGCGGTCCTTGCTGTAGAAGATCACGCGCGCCCTGGCCGATTGGCCAAACCAGTACCCTTGCGGATCGCGGTACTTGGCGGGCACATTCTTCTCCAGAACTGAAGATGTGATGGGCTGAAGCAAGCCCTCGACGCGGGCGCGGTTCAGTCGCGCCACATCGGTCGTCTGGAAGATGTCGGCGGGGCTATTGACGCCTTCGCTTTTAAGCCGCTCGATCAGCTGGTCCTCGCCTGCCGAAAGCAGGTTCACCTTGATGCCGGTCTGTTGCGTGAATTTGTCCAAGATCGGCTTGATCAGATGATCCTTGCGCGCCGTGTAGACATTGACCTCGGCGGCGGAGGCGGCGTTGAGTGAAGCGCCAACCAGAAGCGCTGCGCCGATTAGGCTGAAGGCGTAAGAGCGATTGCGGGGCATTCTCATTGTTTGGTCCTTTCTTTGGATACGTGGTGGATTGGTTGCCGTTCAGGCGGGTTGGCGGATTCCCCGAGCCTCTCAGCAGAAACTGCCGAGGCTGGGCGGAGGCGCTTGAACCTCTTCCGGCATCGGCTCCGGGTCGGACTGATCTTCGGCTGGAAAGACATAGGCCTGCGAACGGTCGAGCTTGATGGAAACGCGCGCACCTTCGATATGGGGCAGCGGTCCTGTCGTCCGGGCGTGGAGATGGATGGGAGCGCCCTGTTCCGAATCGACACGCATATGGATCAGGTTTGAGCGTCCCAGCATGTGTGAGACCAGCACAGTGGCGATGCCGTGATCCCCAAGTTCCAAAGAAAGCGCCTCGGGCCTGACCACCAGATCGACTTGGTCGCCATCTTTGAAACCAGGAGCAGGAAAGGCGCCGAAAGGAGAATTCACCGCCCCTCCCTTGACCTTGGCGGGAATGCGGTTGACCTCGCCGAAAAACGACGCGACGAACGAGGCGGCTGGACGCCTGTAGAGTTCCTCTGGCTCGCCTATTTGAACGATGCGCCCGCCTCGCATGATGGCGATGCGATCAGCCATGAACATGGCCTCTTCGGGGTCGTGCGTCACCATCAGCACGCAAACGCCCGAGGATTTCAGCACATGCAGGGTTTCGTCGCGGATCTGGTCCCTGAGCCTCTTATCCAGGCCCGAGAATGGTTCATCAAGCAGCATCAGCATGGGTTTGGGAGCCAGCGCGCGAGCCAGGGCGACGCGCTGCATCTGCCCGCCCGACAATTGGTGCGGCCAAGCCTCTGCGTAGTTCTCCATGCCGACCTGCTTCAGCATCTCCATCGCCCGCTCGCGGCGTTCCGCCTGGGTCTTGTCGAGGATGCCAAAGGCGACATTAGCCAGCACGTTGATGTGCGGAAAAAGCGCATAATCCTGGAAGAGAAATCCAACGCTGCGCTTCTCTGGCGGCACATGAACGCCCCCGCCGCCGACCACCTGGCCGTTAAGGATGATGCGTCCCTCGACGGGGTTTTCCAAGCCAGCGGCCATGCGCAGCGTCGTCGTCTTGCCACAGCCGGAAGGCCCTAGCAGACACAGCAGCTCGCCCGGGCGCACGGCGAAGGAGACGTTGTCCACCACGCGAGTCTCGCCATAGGCGCACGAGACTTGATCCATGATAAGGCATGATGATCCGGGTGGGCAGGGTGCCATGCGCAACGGATCTGCCGCGCAGCCGCCATTGGGATTGAGGGCGCAATGCGGGCCAGGGCCGCAAAGAGCGGGCTGGGGCTTTGAAAACATCTTGTTCATGATTTGCCTCCTGGGCGTGACCTGGCGACCGCGTAACTCAACATCATGACAGGCAATAGCCCTACCAGAACTATGACTAGCGCTGGTGCCGCCGCATCCATCAGCCTCTCGTCCGACGCAAGGGTGAAGGTGCGCACGGCCAGCGTGTCGAAATTCAAGGGGCGCATGATAAGCGTGGCCGGAAGCTCCTTCATCACATCCACGAAGACAAGAAGCCCTGCCGTCAGCAGCGAGCCGCGGATCAGCGGAATATGAACGCGGCGCAAGGTTCCGAACGTCCCTTGGCCCAAGGTTCTGGAAGCGGCCTCCATGGAATTCGTGACTTTGGCCAAGCTGGCCTCGATGCCGTTGAAGGAAACGGCGAGAAAGCGGACCAGATAGGCGTAGACAAGGGCGGCGATGCTACCGGTCAGCAGTAATCCTGTCGTCACGCCAAAGTGCTCGAAGATGAAACTGGCCAGCGCATTGTCGATCATTCCCAGTGGAACCAGAGTGCCGACGGCGATCACCGAACCGGGGATCGCATAACCAAGGCTGGCAAGGCGCACGGCAGCGCGGGTGGCGGGCATTGGGCTCAATCTCTGCGCATAGGCCATCACGACGCCAACGGCAACCGCCGCCAGAGCAGCCACCAGCGCCAGCAGGAAACTGTTGCGCGCCATGGGAAGGAAATCGAGATTGACCACACTGTGTCGCAGCGACCACCAGGCCAGCACGCTCGCCGGCAGAACAAAACCCAGGAAGACGCCGGTGAAGCTGAAGGTCTGGGCGGCCAAGCTGCGCCAGCCTCTCAACTGGTAGCCTGGCAAATGCCGGTAGCGCGTGGTCGTGTGGTGAAACTTGGCGACCCCGCGCGAGACGCGCTCGATCATCACCAAAGCCAGAACGAACAGCAGCAGTACGGCGCCCAATTGCGCCGCCACGGTCGGCTCGCCAAGACCCAGCCATGTGCGATAGATGCCTGTTGTGAAAGTATCCACCGCGAAATAGTGAACCGTGCCAAAATCGTTCAGCGTCTCCATCAGCGCCAGAGCGGTTCCGGCAGCTATCGAAGGCCTGGCCAACGGCAGCGCAACTTTGAAAAACCCCTTCCATGGCCCGCGGCCCAAGGTCCGGCTGGCCTCAAGTACGCAGATCGACTGCTCCAGAAAGGCCGAACGGGCCAGCAGATAAACATAGGGATAGAGCACCAGCGACATGACGATGATGGCGCCGCCCAGCGAGCGGATTTCAGGAAACCAGTAGTTCCTAGTCGAGCTCCATCCGAAGACCTCTCGAATCGCGCTTTGGACGGGACCGGCGAAGTCAAGAAGCCCGGTGTAGGTATAGGCGACCACGTAGGCAGGCATGGACATCGGCAGCAGCAGCGCCCATTCGAGAATACCGCGCCCCGGAAAGCGGCACATGGTGACCAGCCACGCCGTTCCAACGCCGCCGACCATGACGCCCACCCCCACACCCAGCATGAGAAGGACGGAGTTGACGACATAGAGCGGCAGCACCGTTTGCGCCAAATGTTCCCAAACATCGCCGGACGACACGAAGACATGGGCAAGAATAAAGGCAACCGGCGCACCCACCAGCAGCGCGATGAACACGGTCGAGGCGACCCAACCCGAGCCAGCGCCAAACGGACGCGCGCCCTTAAGGACAGTTAGCAGCTTGCTACCCCTCACGGCAGAGGCGGCGGCGGTTTCAGTCATTCCAGGAACTCCGAATAAGCTTATTTTTAACGTGGTTTTGGTGACGCTATCGCAAATGCAAATAGCTGTCAATATCATCTACGCGATAGATGGGAAGCGGCGCGACGGATTGCCACTGGCTACAACATACTAACTGTGTTGGTATTTTCGAGCGCTTGCC
The Alphaproteobacteria bacterium genome window above contains:
- a CDS encoding iron ABC transporter permease gives rise to the protein MTETAAASAVRGSKLLTVLKGARPFGAGSGWVASTVFIALLVGAPVAFILAHVFVSSGDVWEHLAQTVLPLYVVNSVLLMLGVGVGVMVGGVGTAWLVTMCRFPGRGILEWALLLPMSMPAYVVAYTYTGLLDFAGPVQSAIREVFGWSSTRNYWFPEIRSLGGAIIVMSLVLYPYVYLLARSAFLEQSICVLEASRTLGRGPWKGFFKVALPLARPSIAAGTALALMETLNDFGTVHYFAVDTFTTGIYRTWLGLGEPTVAAQLGAVLLLFVLALVMIERVSRGVAKFHHTTTRYRHLPGYQLRGWRSLAAQTFSFTGVFLGFVLPASVLAWWSLRHSVVNLDFLPMARNSFLLALVAALAAVAVGVVMAYAQRLSPMPATRAAVRLASLGYAIPGSVIAVGTLVPLGMIDNALASFIFEHFGVTTGLLLTGSIAALVYAYLVRFLAVSFNGIEASLAKVTNSMEAASRTLGQGTFGTLRRVHIPLIRGSLLTAGLLVFVDVMKELPATLIMRPLNFDTLAVRTFTLASDERLMDAAAPALVIVLVGLLPVMMLSYAVARSRPGGKS
- a CDS encoding ABC transporter ATP-binding protein is translated as MDQVSCAYGETRVVDNVSFAVRPGELLCLLGPSGCGKTTTLRMAAGLENPVEGRIILNGQVVGGGGVHVPPEKRSVGFLFQDYALFPHINVLANVAFGILDKTQAERRERAMEMLKQVGMENYAEAWPHQLSGGQMQRVALARALAPKPMLMLLDEPFSGLDKRLRDQIRDETLHVLKSSGVCVLMVTHDPEEAMFMADRIAIMRGGRIVQIGEPEELYRRPAASFVASFFGEVNRIPAKVKGGAVNSPFGAFPAPGFKDGDQVDLVVRPEALSLELGDHGIATVLVSHMLGRSNLIHMRVDSEQGAPIHLHARTTGPLPHIEGARVSIKLDRSQAYVFPAEDQSDPEPMPEEVQAPPPSLGSFC
- a CDS encoding Fe(3+) ABC transporter substrate-binding protein, encoding MPRNRSYAFSLIGAALLVGASLNAASAAEVNVYTARKDHLIKPILDKFTQQTGIKVNLLSAGEDQLIERLKSEGVNSPADIFQTTDVARLNRARVEGLLQPITSSVLEKNVPAKYRDPQGYWFGQSARARVIFYSKDRVKPGELSTFEDLADPKWKGRICVRSSSSAYNQSLLAGMIAVDGLEKAEAWSKAIVASMARKPQGGDRDQISAVAAGQCDIAIANTYYFAGMITSDKAEERDAAAKVALFWPGQQGRGAHMNISGAGITKSAKNKAEAVKLMEFLSGAEAQQFYAEVNNEFPVLPGAKRSQLVSAWGEFKEETMNVAMLGENNAQAIRVFDRVSWR